The following coding sequences are from one Melanotaenia boesemani isolate fMelBoe1 chromosome 19, fMelBoe1.pri, whole genome shotgun sequence window:
- the ccdc62 gene encoding coiled-coil domain-containing protein 62 isoform X3 has translation MDEGRRLLTSTGSTFGRAACSRCSDDVLAELWHSTPVKREDDAARDGGQASGITNFKMDNPASQWGRGPSTIPADTCFPHSVPETEFPVKDLSGSTIRRQRRELQLLMAELKDRERELNAMAASHYKQHQAWVEDRQRVLMLGQKCARLEEELQKRTEVIGVLTTQVCVVETREKVVQKELSKANQQLCELEKEQRHISEKCQDYEEKNQSLSSTVMALSTQVGSLQVKEEELSSMLKLKDKDVTEASSHLLELSGQLRDLETALKESRSQESKLLRDLEDNKRRHKETKHEVTRLKEELQQQVTQSSTQREEIIRLKQELQLLHTDLALTGEGDSWKDELLELSRSKQERIMSELRCLQQMCENQRNDLQLLRLNQESSRETLREKTSQGLLSSQDLLTCNCADRRSPSSHRGKNLKPVRDSLPTADPQHSTRELGAHSAHLTDGVDHLSSCSLHQLLDESSLLMAASESSSSRRHSCLQHFGPTLSCGTSDPLYFHEYQTPHHLPNTPILKQTSETPPKACPRHGSSQPASHVDGLI, from the exons ATGGACGAAGGGAGGAGATTGTTGACCTCAACTGGAAGCACTTTTGGAAGAGCAGCCTGTTCACGCTGCTCAGATG ATGTCCTGGCTGAGCTGTGGCACAGTACTCCAGTTAAAAGG GAGGATGATGCTGCACGTGATGGTGGCCAAGCATCTGGTATAACTAACTTCAAGATGGACAATCCAGCTTCACAATGGGGCAGAGGTCCTTCCACCATCCCTGCGGACACCTGCTTTCCTCACAGTGTGCCGGAAACTGAG TTTCCTGTCAAAGACCTGAGTGGCTCCACCATCCGGAGGCAGAGGAGGGAGCTCCAGCTGCTGATGGCTGAGCTGaaggacagagagagggagcTGAATGCTATGGCTGCCTCTCATTATAAGCAGCATCAGGCCTGGGTTGAGGACCGCCAGAGGGTGCTGATGTTGGGGCAAAAATGTGCTCGGTTGGAAG AGGAGTTGCAGAAACGCACCGAGGTGATCGGAGTCCTGACTACACAGGTGTGCGTTGTGGAAACCAGAGAGAAGGTGGTGCAAAAGGAGCTCAGCAAAGCCAATCAGCAGCTCTGTGAGCTAGAAAAGGAACAACGACACATCAGTGAAAAATGTCAGGACTATGAG GAAAAGAACCAGAGTCTCAGCTCCACGGTCATGGCTCTGTCCACTCAGGTCGGCTCTCTGCAGGTCAAAGAGGAAGAACTGAGTTCGATGCTCAAACTAAAA GATAAAGATGTGACAGAAGCCTCGAGTCACCTACTAGAACTCTCAGGGCAGCTTCGAGACCTGGAGACTGCCCTGAAAGAGAGTCGCTCACAAGAAAGCAAGCTCCTGAGAGACCTGGAAGATAATAAACGTAGACACAAAGAAACCAAACACGAGGTCACACGGCTCAAAG aggagctgcagcagcaggtgaCACAGAGCAGCACCCAGAGAGAAGAGATCATCCGTCTGAAACAGGagctccagctgcttcacacaGATCTGGCTCTGACAG GGGAGGGCGACAGCTGGAAAGACGAGCTGCTGGAACTTTCCCGCTCCAAACAGGAACGAATCATGTCTGAGCTGCGCTGCCTGCAACAG aTGTGTGAGAATCAGAGGAATGACCTCCAGCTGCTGCGGCTCAACCAGGAAAGTTCACGAGAAACTCTTAGGGAGAAAACAAGTCAGGGATTACTCAGCAG CCAGGATTTGCTAACATGTAACTGTGCTGACCGTCGGTCACCTTCATCGCACAGAGGGAAGAACCTGAAACCTGTTCGCGATTCTCTACCAACAGCTGATCCACAACACTCAACCAGAGAACTGGGAGCCCATTCAGCACATCTGACTGAT GGGGTTGATCATCTGTCCTCATGCTCTCTGCATCAGCTGTTGGACGAGTCCAGTTTGCTCATGGCAGCATCAGAGAGCAGCAGCTCCAGACGCCACAGCTGTTTGCAGCATTTTGGTCCTACTCTGAGCTGTGGGACCTCAGATCCACTTTACTTTCATGAGTACCAGACACCCCACCACCTCCCAAATACCCCGATACTCAAG caGACCAGTGAAACTCCACCCAAAGCCTGTCCACGTCACGGTTCCAGCCAGCCTGCCAGCCATGTGGATGgcttgatttaa
- the ccdc62 gene encoding coiled-coil domain-containing protein 62 isoform X1 produces MDEGRRLLTSTGSTFGRAACSRCSDDVLAELWHSTPVKRKEDDAARDGGQASGITNFKMDNPASQWGRGPSTIPADTCFPHSVPETEFPVKDLSGSTIRRQRRELQLLMAELKDRERELNAMAASHYKQHQAWVEDRQRVLMLGQKCARLEEELQKRTEVIGVLTTQVCVVETREKVVQKELSKANQQLCELEKEQRHISEKCQDYEEKNQSLSSTVMALSTQVGSLQVKEEELSSMLKLKDKDVTEASSHLLELSGQLRDLETALKESRSQESKLLRDLEDNKRRHKETKHEVTRLKEELQQQVTQSSTQREEIIRLKQELQLLHTDLALTGEGDSWKDELLELSRSKQERIMSELRCLQQMCENQRNDLQLLRLNQESSRETLREKTSQGLLSSQDLLTCNCADRRSPSSHRGKNLKPVRDSLPTADPQHSTRELGAHSAHLTDGVDHLSSCSLHQLLDESSLLMAASESSSSRRHSCLQHFGPTLSCGTSDPLYFHEYQTPHHLPNTPILKQTSETPPKACPRHGSSQPASHVDGLI; encoded by the exons ATGGACGAAGGGAGGAGATTGTTGACCTCAACTGGAAGCACTTTTGGAAGAGCAGCCTGTTCACGCTGCTCAGATG ATGTCCTGGCTGAGCTGTGGCACAGTACTCCAGTTAAAAGG AAGGAGGATGATGCTGCACGTGATGGTGGCCAAGCATCTGGTATAACTAACTTCAAGATGGACAATCCAGCTTCACAATGGGGCAGAGGTCCTTCCACCATCCCTGCGGACACCTGCTTTCCTCACAGTGTGCCGGAAACTGAG TTTCCTGTCAAAGACCTGAGTGGCTCCACCATCCGGAGGCAGAGGAGGGAGCTCCAGCTGCTGATGGCTGAGCTGaaggacagagagagggagcTGAATGCTATGGCTGCCTCTCATTATAAGCAGCATCAGGCCTGGGTTGAGGACCGCCAGAGGGTGCTGATGTTGGGGCAAAAATGTGCTCGGTTGGAAG AGGAGTTGCAGAAACGCACCGAGGTGATCGGAGTCCTGACTACACAGGTGTGCGTTGTGGAAACCAGAGAGAAGGTGGTGCAAAAGGAGCTCAGCAAAGCCAATCAGCAGCTCTGTGAGCTAGAAAAGGAACAACGACACATCAGTGAAAAATGTCAGGACTATGAG GAAAAGAACCAGAGTCTCAGCTCCACGGTCATGGCTCTGTCCACTCAGGTCGGCTCTCTGCAGGTCAAAGAGGAAGAACTGAGTTCGATGCTCAAACTAAAA GATAAAGATGTGACAGAAGCCTCGAGTCACCTACTAGAACTCTCAGGGCAGCTTCGAGACCTGGAGACTGCCCTGAAAGAGAGTCGCTCACAAGAAAGCAAGCTCCTGAGAGACCTGGAAGATAATAAACGTAGACACAAAGAAACCAAACACGAGGTCACACGGCTCAAAG aggagctgcagcagcaggtgaCACAGAGCAGCACCCAGAGAGAAGAGATCATCCGTCTGAAACAGGagctccagctgcttcacacaGATCTGGCTCTGACAG GGGAGGGCGACAGCTGGAAAGACGAGCTGCTGGAACTTTCCCGCTCCAAACAGGAACGAATCATGTCTGAGCTGCGCTGCCTGCAACAG aTGTGTGAGAATCAGAGGAATGACCTCCAGCTGCTGCGGCTCAACCAGGAAAGTTCACGAGAAACTCTTAGGGAGAAAACAAGTCAGGGATTACTCAGCAG CCAGGATTTGCTAACATGTAACTGTGCTGACCGTCGGTCACCTTCATCGCACAGAGGGAAGAACCTGAAACCTGTTCGCGATTCTCTACCAACAGCTGATCCACAACACTCAACCAGAGAACTGGGAGCCCATTCAGCACATCTGACTGAT GGGGTTGATCATCTGTCCTCATGCTCTCTGCATCAGCTGTTGGACGAGTCCAGTTTGCTCATGGCAGCATCAGAGAGCAGCAGCTCCAGACGCCACAGCTGTTTGCAGCATTTTGGTCCTACTCTGAGCTGTGGGACCTCAGATCCACTTTACTTTCATGAGTACCAGACACCCCACCACCTCCCAAATACCCCGATACTCAAG caGACCAGTGAAACTCCACCCAAAGCCTGTCCACGTCACGGTTCCAGCCAGCCTGCCAGCCATGTGGATGgcttgatttaa
- the ccdc62 gene encoding coiled-coil domain-containing protein 62 isoform X2, translating into MDEGRRLLTSTGSTFGRAACSRCSDDVLAELWHSTPVKRKEDDAARDGGQASGITNFKMDNPASQWGRGPSTIPADTCFPHSVPETEFPVKDLSGSTIRRQRRELQLLMAELKDRERELNAMAASHYKQHQAWVEDRQRVLMLGQKCARLEEELQKRTEVIGVLTTQVCVVETREKVVQKELSKANQQLCELEKEQRHISEKCQDYEEKNQSLSSTVMALSTQVGSLQVKEEELSSMLKLKDKDVTEASSHLLELSGQLRDLETALKESRSQESKLLRDLEDNKRRHKETKHEVTRLKEELQQQVTQSSTQREEIIRLKQELQLLHTDLALTGEGDSWKDELLELSRSKQERIMSELRCLQQMCENQRNDLQLLRLNQESSRETLREKTSQGLLSSQDLLTCNCADRRSPSSHRGKNLKPVRDSLPTADPQHSTRELGAHSAHLTDGVDHLSSCSLHQLLDESSLLMAASESSSSRRHSCLQHFGPTLSCGTSDPLYFHEYQTPHHLPNTPILKTSETPPKACPRHGSSQPASHVDGLI; encoded by the exons ATGGACGAAGGGAGGAGATTGTTGACCTCAACTGGAAGCACTTTTGGAAGAGCAGCCTGTTCACGCTGCTCAGATG ATGTCCTGGCTGAGCTGTGGCACAGTACTCCAGTTAAAAGG AAGGAGGATGATGCTGCACGTGATGGTGGCCAAGCATCTGGTATAACTAACTTCAAGATGGACAATCCAGCTTCACAATGGGGCAGAGGTCCTTCCACCATCCCTGCGGACACCTGCTTTCCTCACAGTGTGCCGGAAACTGAG TTTCCTGTCAAAGACCTGAGTGGCTCCACCATCCGGAGGCAGAGGAGGGAGCTCCAGCTGCTGATGGCTGAGCTGaaggacagagagagggagcTGAATGCTATGGCTGCCTCTCATTATAAGCAGCATCAGGCCTGGGTTGAGGACCGCCAGAGGGTGCTGATGTTGGGGCAAAAATGTGCTCGGTTGGAAG AGGAGTTGCAGAAACGCACCGAGGTGATCGGAGTCCTGACTACACAGGTGTGCGTTGTGGAAACCAGAGAGAAGGTGGTGCAAAAGGAGCTCAGCAAAGCCAATCAGCAGCTCTGTGAGCTAGAAAAGGAACAACGACACATCAGTGAAAAATGTCAGGACTATGAG GAAAAGAACCAGAGTCTCAGCTCCACGGTCATGGCTCTGTCCACTCAGGTCGGCTCTCTGCAGGTCAAAGAGGAAGAACTGAGTTCGATGCTCAAACTAAAA GATAAAGATGTGACAGAAGCCTCGAGTCACCTACTAGAACTCTCAGGGCAGCTTCGAGACCTGGAGACTGCCCTGAAAGAGAGTCGCTCACAAGAAAGCAAGCTCCTGAGAGACCTGGAAGATAATAAACGTAGACACAAAGAAACCAAACACGAGGTCACACGGCTCAAAG aggagctgcagcagcaggtgaCACAGAGCAGCACCCAGAGAGAAGAGATCATCCGTCTGAAACAGGagctccagctgcttcacacaGATCTGGCTCTGACAG GGGAGGGCGACAGCTGGAAAGACGAGCTGCTGGAACTTTCCCGCTCCAAACAGGAACGAATCATGTCTGAGCTGCGCTGCCTGCAACAG aTGTGTGAGAATCAGAGGAATGACCTCCAGCTGCTGCGGCTCAACCAGGAAAGTTCACGAGAAACTCTTAGGGAGAAAACAAGTCAGGGATTACTCAGCAG CCAGGATTTGCTAACATGTAACTGTGCTGACCGTCGGTCACCTTCATCGCACAGAGGGAAGAACCTGAAACCTGTTCGCGATTCTCTACCAACAGCTGATCCACAACACTCAACCAGAGAACTGGGAGCCCATTCAGCACATCTGACTGAT GGGGTTGATCATCTGTCCTCATGCTCTCTGCATCAGCTGTTGGACGAGTCCAGTTTGCTCATGGCAGCATCAGAGAGCAGCAGCTCCAGACGCCACAGCTGTTTGCAGCATTTTGGTCCTACTCTGAGCTGTGGGACCTCAGATCCACTTTACTTTCATGAGTACCAGACACCCCACCACCTCCCAAATACCCCGATACTCAAG ACCAGTGAAACTCCACCCAAAGCCTGTCCACGTCACGGTTCCAGCCAGCCTGCCAGCCATGTGGATGgcttgatttaa
- the denr gene encoding density-regulated protein isoform X2 encodes MATTEMESGSSESKLDQETADPDSKYPLKVLYCGVCSLPTEYCEYMPEPAKCRQWLEKNFPDVFARMTVANAPKKESGSGEAPPAGEEEEKKKQKRGGRGQIKQKKKTVPQKVTIAKIPRAKKKYVTRVCGLATFDIDLKEAQRFFAQKFSCGASVTAEDEIIIQGDFTDDIIDVIQEKWPEVDDDSIDDLGEVKK; translated from the exons ATGGCTACTACTGAGATGGAATCTGGGTCTTCAGAAAGCAAATTAGATCAAGAAACAGCTGACCCTGATTCAAAATACCCCCTGAAAGTTCTCTATTGTGGAG tATGCTCCTTGCCAACGGAG TACTGCGAGTACATGCCTGAGCCAGCCAAATGCAGACAGTGGCTTGAGAAgaactttccagatgtttttgcCAGGATGACTGTAG CAAACGCACCCAAGAAGGAGTCCGGTTCTGGAGAAGCGCCCCCTgcaggtgaggaggaggaaaagaagaaacagaagcGAG GTGGAAGAGGCCagatcaaacagaaaaagaagacgGTGCCTCAGAAAGTCACAATAGCAAAAATCCCAAGAGCCAAGAAGAAATACGTCACACGGGTGTGTGGCTTGGCGACGTTTG ACATCGACCTTAAAGAGGCTCAGCGGTTCTTTGCCCAGAAATTCTCTTGTGGTGCCTCAGTTACAGCAGAGGATGAAATAATCATTCAGGGAGATTTTACAGACGACATCATTGACGTCATTCAAGAGAAGTGGCCTGAG GTGGATGACGACAGCATTGATGATCTGGGTGAAGTCAAGAAGTGA
- the denr gene encoding density-regulated protein isoform X1, giving the protein MATTEMESGSSESKLDQETADPDSKYPLKVLYCGVCSLPTEYCEYMPEPAKCRQWLEKNFPDVFARMTVGPAANAPKKESGSGEAPPAGEEEEKKKQKRGGRGQIKQKKKTVPQKVTIAKIPRAKKKYVTRVCGLATFDIDLKEAQRFFAQKFSCGASVTAEDEIIIQGDFTDDIIDVIQEKWPEVDDDSIDDLGEVKK; this is encoded by the exons ATGGCTACTACTGAGATGGAATCTGGGTCTTCAGAAAGCAAATTAGATCAAGAAACAGCTGACCCTGATTCAAAATACCCCCTGAAAGTTCTCTATTGTGGAG tATGCTCCTTGCCAACGGAG TACTGCGAGTACATGCCTGAGCCAGCCAAATGCAGACAGTGGCTTGAGAAgaactttccagatgtttttgcCAGGATGACTGTAG GTCCTGCAGCAAACGCACCCAAGAAGGAGTCCGGTTCTGGAGAAGCGCCCCCTgcaggtgaggaggaggaaaagaagaaacagaagcGAG GTGGAAGAGGCCagatcaaacagaaaaagaagacgGTGCCTCAGAAAGTCACAATAGCAAAAATCCCAAGAGCCAAGAAGAAATACGTCACACGGGTGTGTGGCTTGGCGACGTTTG ACATCGACCTTAAAGAGGCTCAGCGGTTCTTTGCCCAGAAATTCTCTTGTGGTGCCTCAGTTACAGCAGAGGATGAAATAATCATTCAGGGAGATTTTACAGACGACATCATTGACGTCATTCAAGAGAAGTGGCCTGAG GTGGATGACGACAGCATTGATGATCTGGGTGAAGTCAAGAAGTGA
- the LOC121630380 gene encoding hydroxycarboxylic acid receptor 3-like has product MNLTHSDGCCAFESPILDQVLPPVLILEFTFGLMGNIVALWMFIFHMDDWKPSAVYLTHLAVADSIVLFCLPFRADYYSRGKNWIYGDIPCRILLFLLAANRAAGIFFLTAVAVDRYFKIVHPLNRINRLGLGYALWVSLGLWGLIFLATGYLLAGEHFYYNSNRTQCESFNICMGFTPLSTWHNAFYVIQFLLPTAIVAFCTIRITCQLNNRTLDKKGKIKRAVQFVLAVALIFITCFFPSTVSRIAVWILKVWYHECKHFEEANLAFYTSVCFTYFNSVLNPLVYYFSSPAFSGTFRKLLNKLLRRSSDKEPTELTENDISTIDGRRI; this is encoded by the coding sequence ATGAATCTCACACACTCAGACGGTTGCTGCGCCTTTGAATCGCCCATCCTGGACCAGGTTTTGCCTCCTGTGCTGATCCTGGAGTTCACGTTTGGCCTGATGGGGAACATCGTGGCCCTGTGGATGTTCATTTTCCACATGGACGACTGGAAGCCCAGCGCGGTGTACCTGACTCACCTGGCTGTTGCCGACTCCATCGTCCTGTTTTGTTTGCCTTTCAGAGCCGATTATTACAGCCGCGGGAAGAACTGGATCTACGGAGACATCCCGTGCcgcatcctcctcttcctgctgGCAGCCAACCGTGCAGCGGGCATCTTCTTCCTCACTGCCGTGGCTGTTGACCGCTACTTTAAGATCGTCCACCCGCTGAACCGGATCAACCGGCTGGGCCTCGGCTATGCTCTGTGGGTGTCGCTCGGCCTCTGGGGGCTGATTTTTCTTGCGACCGGCTACCTTCTTGCCGGTGAGCACTTCTACTACAACAGCAACCGCACCCAGTGTGAGAGCTTCAACATCTGCATGGGCTTCACCCCCCTCTCCACCTGGCACAACGCTTTCTATGTCATCCAGTTTCTGCTTCCCACCGCCATCGTGGCCTTTTGCACCATCAGGATCACCTGCCAGCTCAACAACAGGACTCTGGACAAAAAGGGGAAAATCAAACGTGCCGTTCAGTTTGTCCTGGCCGTGGCTCTGATCTTCATCACCTGCTTCTTCCCCAGCACCGTGTCCCGCATCGCCGTGTGGATCCTCAAGGTTTGGTACCATGAATGCAAACACTTTGAAGAGGCCAACCTGGCGTTCTACACGTCGGTGTGTTTCACCTACTTCAACAGTGTCCTCAACCCGCTGGTGTATTACTTCTCCAGCCCGGCCTTCAGCGGCaccttcagaaagctgctgaacaAACTCCTGAGAAGAAGCAGCGACAAAGAGCCGACCGAGCTGACGGAGAATGACATTTCCACCATTGATGGGAGAAGGATTTAA